Proteins from a genomic interval of Rosa chinensis cultivar Old Blush chromosome 2, RchiOBHm-V2, whole genome shotgun sequence:
- the LOC112187966 gene encoding putative clathrin assembly protein At4g40080: MRFDFILVLGRNVECDKALARNNQTPQPIKFNSNPHRPPSLSLSLSVRSYPLLSNSMGRKTKIKDLLMGAIKDKASQSKAAILSTINTAASSTPQSLHLALLRATTHDPFSPPPAKHLAALLSFGHSSRATASAAIEALMDRLQTTQNSSVALKCLIAVHHIVKYGSFILQDQLSVFPSTGGRNYLKLSNFRDNSSPISWDLSSWVRWYGQYIENLIITSRFLGFFLGSNSCLAERDRQEERISAHMNSDLVRETESLVSLMEEICRRPDFSSLNGNRLVGEILGLVGQDQIAAMNEVSVRVKEFDERLSCMSFGDSVELLSTLKRSEDCKERLLTVSSAVKSDLVERFWELMREMKGRVKKEKEKVGGKLVVMAVRRDSVGESARFDDRVLRSYDSVRFSSGRLKVSMESCT, translated from the coding sequence ATGcgatttgatttcattttagtGCTAGGTAGAAATGTAGAATGTGACAAGGCCCTCGCTCGTAATAATCAAACCCCACAACCCATAAAATTCAACTCAAACCCCCACCgacctccctctctctctctctctctctcagttcgATCGTATCCTCTTCTATCCAACTCCATGGGACggaaaacaaagatcaaagacCTTCTAATGGGGGCAATCAAAGACAAAGCCTCTCAGAGCAAAGCAGCAATCCTCTCCACAATCAACACCGCTGCCAGCAGTACTCCTCAATCTCTCCACCTCGCCCTCCTCCGCGCCACCACCCACGACCCTTTCTCACCTCCACCCGCCAAACACCTTGCCGCGCTCCTCTCCTTCGGACACAGCTCGCGTGCCACCGCCTCCGCCGCCATCGAAGCCCTCATGGACCGCctccaaaccacccaaaactcCTCCGTCGCACTCAAGTGCCTCATCGCCGTTCACCACATCGTCAAGTACGGCTCCTTCATCCTCCAGGACCAGCTCTCCGTCTTCCCCTCCACTGGCGGCAGAAACTACCTTAAGCTCTCCAACTTCCGGGACAACTCTAGCCCCATTTCCTGGGACCTCTCGTCCTGGGTCAGATGGTACGGACAGTACATAGAAAACCTCATCATCACTTCCCGGTTCTTAGGTTTCTTCTTAGGATCGAACTCGTGCCTTGCCGAAAGAGACAGACAAGAAGAGAGAATCTCAGCGCACATGAATTCCGACCTGGTTAGGGAGACCGAGTCGCTGGTGAGTCTAATGGAAGAGATTTGCCGGCGGCCTGACTTTTCAAGTTTGAACGGTAACAGGTTGGTAGGCGAGATATTGGGTTTGGTGGGTCAGGACCAGATTGCCGCAATGAACGAGGTTTCGGTCCGAGTCAAGGAGTTTGATGAGAGACTGAGTTGCATGAGCTTTGGCGACTCGGTCGAGTTGCTGAGCACGTTAAAGAGGTCGGAGGATTGCAAGGAGAGGCTTCTGACAGTGTCGTCGGCGGTGAAGAGTGATTTGGTAGAGAGGTTTTGGGAGttgatgagagagatgaagGGAAGGgttaagaaagagaaagagaaagtggGTGGTAAGTTGGTGGTGATGGCGGTGAGGAGAGACAGTGTGGGTGAGTCGGCTCGGTTTGATGACCGAGTTTTAAGGTCGTATGACTCGGTCCGATTCTCCTCAGGAAGGTTGAAGGTGAGCATGGAATCATGTACTTaa